The following coding sequences are from one Paramormyrops kingsleyae isolate MSU_618 chromosome 21, PKINGS_0.4, whole genome shotgun sequence window:
- the plk3 gene encoding serine/threonine-protein kinase PLK3 isoform X1, with protein sequence MDAGLCPCCYRRTRNPNRVKADQMRPEPGQIVTDARTGRSYRRGKLLGKGGFARCYEMTDLSTNKSYAVKVIPQGKALKAPHRDKILNEIELHKNLHHKHIVKFLHNFEDQNYIYIFMELCSRKSLAHIWKTRRTLTDPEVRYYLRQIILGLRYLHKKGILHRDIKLGNLFVNENMELRVGDFGLAAKLEPAGHRKKTICGTPNYIAPEVLNRQGHGPESDIWALGCVMYTLLVGNPPFETLDLQETYKCIKDVKYILPTTLSSAAQKLISGILQKNPSDRLTLDQILRHEFFTKGFTPDTLPPSSCVTLPKLKPPSPVKTFFTKVAKSLFQKKRLKADKLSCEEWDDISKHVTCFVKSRQMSYKTVKKNKTRSHSLHKVIKRALTIQVQESRKSNSTSDHQVTHSPQTIQAEESSRKSNSASVHQVTNIPRTIQAEEESRKSNSTSDHQVTHSPQTMQAAEESRKSSLTSDHQVTHSPQTIQAEEESRKSSSTSDHQVAHSPQTIQAEVESRKFSVHQVTNSSLTTQTQNGSRKSSLSCIHEVMNSVLNIQAKHRSRKSGLSCVNRAAKSPLTTQTEDEAQNSSPFRGTMPKASEDGLTPATVAQLVIKVLRDCLSSMPPASVNPPCLIRPQFVWVTKWVDYSNKYGFGYQLSNQDIGVLFNDGTHLSLCDQRKTVCYYLTSNKNFIFQACAVPAQLQAQMQVVGYMARYMEQNLMEGGDLPCIDHTLLSPLLLQWVKTDHALVMLFNNGTVQVNFYTDHTKIILSKSSDSYMLTYISQERVSYTFSLSALSELGCCPDLRRRLSYVVQLLKHHIISLR encoded by the exons GGTGGTTTTGCAAGATGTTATGAAATGACAGACCTTTCCACCAACAAGTCCTATGCCGTGAAGGTGATTCCCCAAGGCAAAGCCTTAAAAGCTCCGCATCGCGACAAG ATTCTGAATGAAATTGAGCTTCACAAAAACCTGCATCATAAGCACATAGTGAAGTTCTTGCACAATTTTGAGGACCAGAACTACATTTACATCTTCATGGAACTGTGCAGTAGGAAG TCGCTGGCACACATCTGGAAAACTCGACGCACGCTTACTGACCCAGAAGTGCGGTATTACCTTCGACAGATCATATTGGGGTTGAGATACCTCCATAAAAAAGGAATTCTCCACCGAGACATCAAGCTAG GCAATTTATTTGTGAATGAGAACATGGAGCTGAGGGTGGGTGATTTTGGATTGGCAGCCAAGCTGGAGCCAGCAGGACATCGGAAAAA aACAATTTGTGGAACCCCAAACTATATTGCCCCGGAAGTGTTGAACAGGCAAGGCCATGGACCAGAATCAGACATCTGGGCACTGGGCTGTGTCAT GTACACATTGCTGGTTGGCAATCCACCCTTTGAGACCCTGGATTTGCAGGAGACCTACAAGTGTATCAAGGATGTAAAGTACATACTACCCACGACCCTTTCTTCAGCAGCTCAGAAGCTGATTTCTGGGATCTTGCAGAAAAATCCATCCGATCGCCTCACTCTAGACCAGATCCTGCGTCATGAGTTCTTTACTAAA GGCTTCACCCCCGACACACTTCCCCCTAGTAGTTGTGTTACTCTGCCAAAGCTCAAACCTCCTAGTCCTGTGAAGACATTCTTCACCAAGGTGGCCAAGAGCTTGTTTCAGAAGAAGAGATTAAAAG CTGATAAGTTGTCTTGTGAGGAATGGGATGATATTTCCAAACATGTAACATGCTTTGTCAAAAGCCGGCAGATGAGCTATAAAACAGTGAAGAAAAATAAG accAGATCGCACAGTCTTCATAAGGTCATCAAAAGGGCATTGACTATCCAGGTACAGGAGTCAAGGAAATCCAACTCGACCAGTGATCATCAGGTCACACACAGCCCACAGACCATACAGGCAGAGGAGTCATCGAGGAAATCAAATTCAGCCAGTGTTCATCAGGTCACAAACATCCCACGGACCATCCAAGCAGAGGAGGAGTCAAGGAAATCCAACTCGACCAGTGATCATCAGGTCACACACAGCCCACAGACCATGCAGGCAGCGGAGGAGTCAAGGAAATCCAGCTTGACCAGTGATCATCAGGTCACACACAGCCCACAGACCATCCAGGCAGAGGAGGAGTCAAGGAAATCCAGCTCGACCAGTGATCATCAGGTCGCACACAGCCCACAGACCATCCAGGCAGAGGTGGAGTCAAGGAAGTTCAGTGTTCATCAGGTCACAAACAGCTCATTGACCACCCAGACACAGAATGGGTCAAGGAAGTCCAGTTTGTCCTGTATTCATGAGGTCATGAACAGTGTCTTGAACATCCAGGCGAAGCATAGGTCAAGGAAGTCAGGTTTATCTTGTGTGAATCGGGCTGCCAAGAGTCCGCTGACCACCCAAACAGAGGATGAGGCCCAAAATTCCAGCCCCTTCAGAGGCACCATGCCAAAAG CTTCTGAAGATGGCCTTACACCTGCCACAGTGGCACAGTTAGTCATTAAAGTTCTGCGTGATTGTTTGTCCTCGATGCCTCCAG CCTCTGTAAATCCCCCCTGCTTGATCAGGCCCCAGTTTGTCTGGGTCACGAAGTGGGTTGATTATTCCAACAAGTATGGCTTTGGCTACCAGCTCTCCAACCAGGACATTGGTGTTTTGTTCAATGATGGGACTCACCTCAGTTTGTGTGACCAGCGCAA GACTGTGTGCTACTACTTGACCAGCAACAAGAACTTCATTTTCCAGGCATGTGCTGTCCCGGCTCAGCTGCAGGCTCAGATGCAGGTTGTAGGGTACATGGCCAGATACATGGAGCAGAACCTCATGGAG GGTGGCGATCTTCCTTGCATAGACCACACTCTTTTGTCACCCTTGCTGCTGCAGTGGGTCAAGACTGACCATGCACTTGTCATGCTCTTCAATAACGGCACCGTGCAG GTGAATTTCTATACTGACCACACAAAGATCATTTTGAGTAAGAGTTCTGATTCCTACATGTTAACCTACATCAGCCAGGAGCGTGTGTCGTATACATTCAGCCTGAGTGCACTCTCTGAGCTTGGCTGCTGTCCTGACCTGCGTCGCCGACTGAGCTATGTTGTCCAGCTGCTAAAGCACCACATCATCTCCTTACGCTGA
- the plk3 gene encoding serine/threonine-protein kinase PLK3 isoform X2 → MGGFARCYEMTDLSTNKSYAVKVIPQGKALKAPHRDKILNEIELHKNLHHKHIVKFLHNFEDQNYIYIFMELCSRKSLAHIWKTRRTLTDPEVRYYLRQIILGLRYLHKKGILHRDIKLGNLFVNENMELRVGDFGLAAKLEPAGHRKKTICGTPNYIAPEVLNRQGHGPESDIWALGCVMYTLLVGNPPFETLDLQETYKCIKDVKYILPTTLSSAAQKLISGILQKNPSDRLTLDQILRHEFFTKGFTPDTLPPSSCVTLPKLKPPSPVKTFFTKVAKSLFQKKRLKADKLSCEEWDDISKHVTCFVKSRQMSYKTVKKNKTRSHSLHKVIKRALTIQVQESRKSNSTSDHQVTHSPQTIQAEESSRKSNSASVHQVTNIPRTIQAEEESRKSNSTSDHQVTHSPQTMQAAEESRKSSLTSDHQVTHSPQTIQAEEESRKSSSTSDHQVAHSPQTIQAEVESRKFSVHQVTNSSLTTQTQNGSRKSSLSCIHEVMNSVLNIQAKHRSRKSGLSCVNRAAKSPLTTQTEDEAQNSSPFRGTMPKASEDGLTPATVAQLVIKVLRDCLSSMPPASVNPPCLIRPQFVWVTKWVDYSNKYGFGYQLSNQDIGVLFNDGTHLSLCDQRKTVCYYLTSNKNFIFQACAVPAQLQAQMQVVGYMARYMEQNLMEGGDLPCIDHTLLSPLLLQWVKTDHALVMLFNNGTVQVNFYTDHTKIILSKSSDSYMLTYISQERVSYTFSLSALSELGCCPDLRRRLSYVVQLLKHHIISLR, encoded by the exons GGTGGTTTTGCAAGATGTTATGAAATGACAGACCTTTCCACCAACAAGTCCTATGCCGTGAAGGTGATTCCCCAAGGCAAAGCCTTAAAAGCTCCGCATCGCGACAAG ATTCTGAATGAAATTGAGCTTCACAAAAACCTGCATCATAAGCACATAGTGAAGTTCTTGCACAATTTTGAGGACCAGAACTACATTTACATCTTCATGGAACTGTGCAGTAGGAAG TCGCTGGCACACATCTGGAAAACTCGACGCACGCTTACTGACCCAGAAGTGCGGTATTACCTTCGACAGATCATATTGGGGTTGAGATACCTCCATAAAAAAGGAATTCTCCACCGAGACATCAAGCTAG GCAATTTATTTGTGAATGAGAACATGGAGCTGAGGGTGGGTGATTTTGGATTGGCAGCCAAGCTGGAGCCAGCAGGACATCGGAAAAA aACAATTTGTGGAACCCCAAACTATATTGCCCCGGAAGTGTTGAACAGGCAAGGCCATGGACCAGAATCAGACATCTGGGCACTGGGCTGTGTCAT GTACACATTGCTGGTTGGCAATCCACCCTTTGAGACCCTGGATTTGCAGGAGACCTACAAGTGTATCAAGGATGTAAAGTACATACTACCCACGACCCTTTCTTCAGCAGCTCAGAAGCTGATTTCTGGGATCTTGCAGAAAAATCCATCCGATCGCCTCACTCTAGACCAGATCCTGCGTCATGAGTTCTTTACTAAA GGCTTCACCCCCGACACACTTCCCCCTAGTAGTTGTGTTACTCTGCCAAAGCTCAAACCTCCTAGTCCTGTGAAGACATTCTTCACCAAGGTGGCCAAGAGCTTGTTTCAGAAGAAGAGATTAAAAG CTGATAAGTTGTCTTGTGAGGAATGGGATGATATTTCCAAACATGTAACATGCTTTGTCAAAAGCCGGCAGATGAGCTATAAAACAGTGAAGAAAAATAAG accAGATCGCACAGTCTTCATAAGGTCATCAAAAGGGCATTGACTATCCAGGTACAGGAGTCAAGGAAATCCAACTCGACCAGTGATCATCAGGTCACACACAGCCCACAGACCATACAGGCAGAGGAGTCATCGAGGAAATCAAATTCAGCCAGTGTTCATCAGGTCACAAACATCCCACGGACCATCCAAGCAGAGGAGGAGTCAAGGAAATCCAACTCGACCAGTGATCATCAGGTCACACACAGCCCACAGACCATGCAGGCAGCGGAGGAGTCAAGGAAATCCAGCTTGACCAGTGATCATCAGGTCACACACAGCCCACAGACCATCCAGGCAGAGGAGGAGTCAAGGAAATCCAGCTCGACCAGTGATCATCAGGTCGCACACAGCCCACAGACCATCCAGGCAGAGGTGGAGTCAAGGAAGTTCAGTGTTCATCAGGTCACAAACAGCTCATTGACCACCCAGACACAGAATGGGTCAAGGAAGTCCAGTTTGTCCTGTATTCATGAGGTCATGAACAGTGTCTTGAACATCCAGGCGAAGCATAGGTCAAGGAAGTCAGGTTTATCTTGTGTGAATCGGGCTGCCAAGAGTCCGCTGACCACCCAAACAGAGGATGAGGCCCAAAATTCCAGCCCCTTCAGAGGCACCATGCCAAAAG CTTCTGAAGATGGCCTTACACCTGCCACAGTGGCACAGTTAGTCATTAAAGTTCTGCGTGATTGTTTGTCCTCGATGCCTCCAG CCTCTGTAAATCCCCCCTGCTTGATCAGGCCCCAGTTTGTCTGGGTCACGAAGTGGGTTGATTATTCCAACAAGTATGGCTTTGGCTACCAGCTCTCCAACCAGGACATTGGTGTTTTGTTCAATGATGGGACTCACCTCAGTTTGTGTGACCAGCGCAA GACTGTGTGCTACTACTTGACCAGCAACAAGAACTTCATTTTCCAGGCATGTGCTGTCCCGGCTCAGCTGCAGGCTCAGATGCAGGTTGTAGGGTACATGGCCAGATACATGGAGCAGAACCTCATGGAG GGTGGCGATCTTCCTTGCATAGACCACACTCTTTTGTCACCCTTGCTGCTGCAGTGGGTCAAGACTGACCATGCACTTGTCATGCTCTTCAATAACGGCACCGTGCAG GTGAATTTCTATACTGACCACACAAAGATCATTTTGAGTAAGAGTTCTGATTCCTACATGTTAACCTACATCAGCCAGGAGCGTGTGTCGTATACATTCAGCCTGAGTGCACTCTCTGAGCTTGGCTGCTGTCCTGACCTGCGTCGCCGACTGAGCTATGTTGTCCAGCTGCTAAAGCACCACATCATCTCCTTACGCTGA
- the plk3 gene encoding serine/threonine-protein kinase PLK3 isoform X3 yields MTDLSTNKSYAVKVIPQGKALKAPHRDKILNEIELHKNLHHKHIVKFLHNFEDQNYIYIFMELCSRKSLAHIWKTRRTLTDPEVRYYLRQIILGLRYLHKKGILHRDIKLGNLFVNENMELRVGDFGLAAKLEPAGHRKKTICGTPNYIAPEVLNRQGHGPESDIWALGCVMYTLLVGNPPFETLDLQETYKCIKDVKYILPTTLSSAAQKLISGILQKNPSDRLTLDQILRHEFFTKGFTPDTLPPSSCVTLPKLKPPSPVKTFFTKVAKSLFQKKRLKADKLSCEEWDDISKHVTCFVKSRQMSYKTVKKNKTRSHSLHKVIKRALTIQVQESRKSNSTSDHQVTHSPQTIQAEESSRKSNSASVHQVTNIPRTIQAEEESRKSNSTSDHQVTHSPQTMQAAEESRKSSLTSDHQVTHSPQTIQAEEESRKSSSTSDHQVAHSPQTIQAEVESRKFSVHQVTNSSLTTQTQNGSRKSSLSCIHEVMNSVLNIQAKHRSRKSGLSCVNRAAKSPLTTQTEDEAQNSSPFRGTMPKASEDGLTPATVAQLVIKVLRDCLSSMPPASVNPPCLIRPQFVWVTKWVDYSNKYGFGYQLSNQDIGVLFNDGTHLSLCDQRKTVCYYLTSNKNFIFQACAVPAQLQAQMQVVGYMARYMEQNLMEGGDLPCIDHTLLSPLLLQWVKTDHALVMLFNNGTVQVNFYTDHTKIILSKSSDSYMLTYISQERVSYTFSLSALSELGCCPDLRRRLSYVVQLLKHHIISLR; encoded by the exons ATGACAGACCTTTCCACCAACAAGTCCTATGCCGTGAAGGTGATTCCCCAAGGCAAAGCCTTAAAAGCTCCGCATCGCGACAAG ATTCTGAATGAAATTGAGCTTCACAAAAACCTGCATCATAAGCACATAGTGAAGTTCTTGCACAATTTTGAGGACCAGAACTACATTTACATCTTCATGGAACTGTGCAGTAGGAAG TCGCTGGCACACATCTGGAAAACTCGACGCACGCTTACTGACCCAGAAGTGCGGTATTACCTTCGACAGATCATATTGGGGTTGAGATACCTCCATAAAAAAGGAATTCTCCACCGAGACATCAAGCTAG GCAATTTATTTGTGAATGAGAACATGGAGCTGAGGGTGGGTGATTTTGGATTGGCAGCCAAGCTGGAGCCAGCAGGACATCGGAAAAA aACAATTTGTGGAACCCCAAACTATATTGCCCCGGAAGTGTTGAACAGGCAAGGCCATGGACCAGAATCAGACATCTGGGCACTGGGCTGTGTCAT GTACACATTGCTGGTTGGCAATCCACCCTTTGAGACCCTGGATTTGCAGGAGACCTACAAGTGTATCAAGGATGTAAAGTACATACTACCCACGACCCTTTCTTCAGCAGCTCAGAAGCTGATTTCTGGGATCTTGCAGAAAAATCCATCCGATCGCCTCACTCTAGACCAGATCCTGCGTCATGAGTTCTTTACTAAA GGCTTCACCCCCGACACACTTCCCCCTAGTAGTTGTGTTACTCTGCCAAAGCTCAAACCTCCTAGTCCTGTGAAGACATTCTTCACCAAGGTGGCCAAGAGCTTGTTTCAGAAGAAGAGATTAAAAG CTGATAAGTTGTCTTGTGAGGAATGGGATGATATTTCCAAACATGTAACATGCTTTGTCAAAAGCCGGCAGATGAGCTATAAAACAGTGAAGAAAAATAAG accAGATCGCACAGTCTTCATAAGGTCATCAAAAGGGCATTGACTATCCAGGTACAGGAGTCAAGGAAATCCAACTCGACCAGTGATCATCAGGTCACACACAGCCCACAGACCATACAGGCAGAGGAGTCATCGAGGAAATCAAATTCAGCCAGTGTTCATCAGGTCACAAACATCCCACGGACCATCCAAGCAGAGGAGGAGTCAAGGAAATCCAACTCGACCAGTGATCATCAGGTCACACACAGCCCACAGACCATGCAGGCAGCGGAGGAGTCAAGGAAATCCAGCTTGACCAGTGATCATCAGGTCACACACAGCCCACAGACCATCCAGGCAGAGGAGGAGTCAAGGAAATCCAGCTCGACCAGTGATCATCAGGTCGCACACAGCCCACAGACCATCCAGGCAGAGGTGGAGTCAAGGAAGTTCAGTGTTCATCAGGTCACAAACAGCTCATTGACCACCCAGACACAGAATGGGTCAAGGAAGTCCAGTTTGTCCTGTATTCATGAGGTCATGAACAGTGTCTTGAACATCCAGGCGAAGCATAGGTCAAGGAAGTCAGGTTTATCTTGTGTGAATCGGGCTGCCAAGAGTCCGCTGACCACCCAAACAGAGGATGAGGCCCAAAATTCCAGCCCCTTCAGAGGCACCATGCCAAAAG CTTCTGAAGATGGCCTTACACCTGCCACAGTGGCACAGTTAGTCATTAAAGTTCTGCGTGATTGTTTGTCCTCGATGCCTCCAG CCTCTGTAAATCCCCCCTGCTTGATCAGGCCCCAGTTTGTCTGGGTCACGAAGTGGGTTGATTATTCCAACAAGTATGGCTTTGGCTACCAGCTCTCCAACCAGGACATTGGTGTTTTGTTCAATGATGGGACTCACCTCAGTTTGTGTGACCAGCGCAA GACTGTGTGCTACTACTTGACCAGCAACAAGAACTTCATTTTCCAGGCATGTGCTGTCCCGGCTCAGCTGCAGGCTCAGATGCAGGTTGTAGGGTACATGGCCAGATACATGGAGCAGAACCTCATGGAG GGTGGCGATCTTCCTTGCATAGACCACACTCTTTTGTCACCCTTGCTGCTGCAGTGGGTCAAGACTGACCATGCACTTGTCATGCTCTTCAATAACGGCACCGTGCAG GTGAATTTCTATACTGACCACACAAAGATCATTTTGAGTAAGAGTTCTGATTCCTACATGTTAACCTACATCAGCCAGGAGCGTGTGTCGTATACATTCAGCCTGAGTGCACTCTCTGAGCTTGGCTGCTGTCCTGACCTGCGTCGCCGACTGAGCTATGTTGTCCAGCTGCTAAAGCACCACATCATCTCCTTACGCTGA